The genomic stretch GACTGCCTCTTATCCCTCAGCATATGTTCCCTACTCAAGTGGGAACCACGATGTATATCCCTATCATATACAAGCTACGCATGACCACCTCTCTTCTATAAATCCTCAGGGTCATGcgcatggacatggacatgggcatggacacggacacggacacgggcatgggcatggacacggacacggacacggacacgcTCCGATGTTCGACGACCCGCGATCTACTTCGCCTTATAGCCGCGGCTCAGGATCGTCtcatcctccccctcctccacgaAATTACTCTCCTCCGCCGGTCTCCCCCACGTCTCCAGTCGAAGAACCAGCaatcaaaaagaagagaaaacgtGCTGATGCCGCTCAACTCAAAGTCTTGAACGAAACCTACAGCAGAACTGCCTTTCCCTCAACCGAGGAGCGCATTGCATTGGCCAAGATGCTCGATATGTCAGCACGCAGCGTGCAAATATGGTATTATCCATAGACAAGCCTATAACCGTTTCTATACTAACGATGTAGTGCAGGTTCCAGAATAAAAGGCAATCGATGAGGCAAACCAACCGACAGTCATCGACTGTGGGATCTAGCTCTCACCACCCCTTCTCGATGCAAAATCAGCTTGATCCTATGACTGAGGATCTTGTTGCTCACCCCCCGTCCGGTTATGATACCGGGTCTGGAGGAATGGGGGACACGATGTACTTGACATCCCAAGAGGCTTCTCGATCCCATGCTCACTCTCaacaccactaccaccatcattcttcttcatctcatCGAACACCCCGCGATTGAGAAGATATCGACACATTTTGTCAAAGTGCAAAAGCGAATACCGTCGCTCTTGtccatcgtcgtcatcctcgtAGCTACATCCGCTCTTTTGATCCTTATACCATGACCATACCATCTTAGAAGGCTTTCTTGGCCATTTAATTTATCTGCCCCAGTTTCATTAATAGCCAACCTAATTTTCTATCGCTACGTATTTGATCGGACGGATACTTTATTTTTGCCCTTTTCATTATTTGCTCAGTGATCGTCTTCATACCCCCAACCCAAGCGTAGTTTATTACTTATATCTTTCTTACCTGTCTGTTACAAATGTAGTTTCTAGTTTCTGTACtgtttacttccattccttTACTGTTTACTGTTGACATAATTGAGTCATCGATAGCATGGAGCTTCCAAGTAATGTTTACAGTTCTCGCCAAGTATACTTTTATCATctgatcatcatcatttggAGTCAAACCACACCCTCTTCTGCCCTCTAATCACTATCACTAAAAATTGATGTTGTATTGTCACTCATGGCGAGTACAAACCTGTTGTGTTACCCATATTCATATCATTGAGCAAAGGACGGTATAGCATGGAGTGGTACACCCAATATAGTTACTTAAGTTTAAGCCATACATTACAGACCAATATAATAAGATCGTCAGACTTGACCCAGGACACCCTTTCATTCTAGAAGCCCCAGTCAGGGGTTTCTTGTTTATAGAAAGGTGAATTGCGCACAAGGAATCTTGAATCTAGGCCATAAAAAACACGCGTGTGATCAGGTTCCACGCAGCAACGAGTTCCGCCTTTGTAGTTTTCTTGAGCCAAGATGGCACTGGCGGTTATCAGGGCCAGGGCTGGAGAAACCAGGGACTGACGTCTGAGGCAAGCTTCCTGCCACAGTTGATGATATATTCGGTGTAGTTGTTGCGGGGCTTCCAACCTGTCCATTGAAGGTAACGGGTGGAGGACCAGGGACGGTGAAAGACACTGAATCGGCATAGATGTTTGGAAATGTCACACTTGCATACAATGCCTGCACAGTGACCAGTTGACTATCCGAAGGAGTGTTTGTTCCTGATCCAGTGATCTCAAGTTGTCTACGCTCAAGTTAGACGTTTTTCACCTTCATCCAGGTGGGGATACCACTTACGAACAACTAGGGTAGAATTGTGGTTCTGAAGAATGCAATGCGATGCTGAAAGATAAAGCCTTAATTAGTAGGTCAATAAGTCCACCACAAGTGAAGTACATTTCGTTCCGCATGAGCTAATGGAATTTTAGGTGAGTAGAGGGCAGGATCTGATTAGGGGGTACGTATGCCTACATATTGACCAGGTGCTAGTCCAGCCGGAATAGTGGAAACCCAGGAAAAGTTATCTATAGTAATCCGAGTAAGCCCAGTATGACCATCAAAAGAAAATGTTGACTAACTTGCGATCAGTTTGGCAGCTGCCCATTGCTTATTGGAAGGGTCGTAACCATCGGCGTCGATTTTGAACCAACGAGCGGTGTTCGCAGAGAATAACGAGCAATCGCCGTTACAAGAAGTCATGTACGTAGATACAGGCCCTTGGTGGTCTGAAGAGTGTGAATTTGTGACAAGAATATCGGCAGAAAGGCAATAGAAATACCAGCAGGCCactgaaaaaagaaaaattatTTTGTGACCACATTTTAACACACAAATGCTCTCACATATTCCCATTGAAAGGTAACTTGTGATCCAGACGGAGCGTTGGCAAGAGCAGTGGTACCGACGTCGCCACCATGGTGGCATGCAAGATCCGAATCATTACCCGAAACTAGACGAGAATCGGGGTTATTAGAAAATAGATCTGATAATGTTTTGGACGTACCATAGCCATCGTTTAGCACTTTGCGGACAATCCGAGGAGGAGTGATAGCGTAACTAGCGGAATGTATCAAGATTGACAACCTCTAAACACGGACAGAGAAGTGAATGCATACGGATCTACAAATGGGTTCCATCCGGGATATATCTGCCCGTTAGCCACGACACTGTGCACAAATCCATGGCCAGCTATCAAGTGTACCAGTGAACAAAGCACAATGATTTTCGAAAGAGAGATGAGGAAGGGCGTCATTGAAATTCGCGCGGTACAGTATCAATTGGCTCCCGGGGTTCAAATAAGATTGTATGCGCTGTTTCCTTGCAGCCTGCGACGAGGCAAGGGCAAGGTACCTGTAGCAGTCAGTGTGTTGTCCGCAGCTTCCACCACTCGCTACTGGAGTTTACTTCGCTTCGAGGCAAAACCAAGCCAAGAAAACTGATCAATATCAGATAGGCGCACATACATTATACAGCACACTAATCATCTTGATAATGGCCAGATGAAATGGCGATTATAACGTAGTCCATAGTGCCCTTACAACATAGGGGTACGCAGGCTCATCACTGTCCAGTTCGACCTTCGTGTAACCCGCGCAACGTCTGTGAGAAGAAAAAGCTTAAAAAAAACTGCAACGGAGAGTAAAACCTGGATCCCATTAGCTGGATATACAGTGCATCGTGTTTGACTCATGGCCCGCGGAAAACCCATGAGGCTCCAGAATGGTCCCGGCGGATGAAAAAATTCATGTCGCATTGGCAATCCGCCTGCATGAATCCTCAAGCCGAGCAGAAACGTATCAAACGCCTGAGAAGCGTCGTGTAAGTCGGACACTAGCATATTGTAGAGCGCTGGACGTTGGTACAGCAGGTATAAGCCAAATGAAGTTGTCACCAAAAGCAAACCAAATGAGGCAAAAAATTCCATATGCAATTATATCAGAGATAAAAAGAAGTGTCTTGAATTATGTAATAATCTTCCAACTGGAATGAGGAGATATTTTAAAAGGTTAAGTACCTATTACATAGATctaaaaaagaagagaataAGAGAACCCCAGGCaaataaaaaaaagcaaaTAGCTCAGTCGCTGTCAGTATCCTCAGGTTTAGGACCTCCCTCACTGAGCCAACGCAACTTCCTAAGCCGTCTTCTCTCTTCCTGGGCCTTCTGCTGGTTACGCGtcatcttctttttcttcttgaccACGGGTTTAGGACCTCCCTCTTCATCTCCGCTGGCCACTGGGGTACCAGCAGCAGATGCGACGGGAGTCTGGAGGCGTGATCTGGCAGGAGTGTTGGCGCCACTTCCTTTAGGCGTTTTATCCAAGAAGCTGTCATCGACAACCGCGGCCTTTCCTTGGTGGGTAACGTGCCCGTTGTCCACATTCCAAATTTCAGGGCCTGAATTCAGAAAGttaaggaaaaagaaaataatgagCAGCAAGACGCAACTTACACAAAGAAGTGATGAATTCGTGATTATGCGAGATGATAACCTGAACAACAGCCATGAGAATGGATAGGAGTGAAAGTGATAGTTGACTCACAACTGCACCGGCCCATTCCTTGATTGCCACAGCTAAACCACCCAGAGCCTCCCTGTCCAAGAAATTACTGGGTTCGTCAAGGATACATATCTACAGTAAGAAAAGTTAAAAACAAGCCTATCCACTGCGGCGTTAAGTACCTCACCTGAGGGTTATTCCAAAGGCAAGCAGCGATCACCAACTTGATTTTTTGTCCTCCAGACAAGCCCGAAATTTCATTGTACTGGGCAATGTCTCCATCAAGGCCGATATCCTCCAGATGCTTGCGCACAAGGTGAGCTGAAGTATCACGGGAACCGGCACCTTCACGGGACGACTCGAGGTCATCGAATTGTTGTACAATCTTGAAGAATCCCTTTTTGATGAGATCTTCACGGCCGACCCAAGTATTGTATTTGTGGTCCAATCCCCGCCACTTGACCTCATATTGGAAGGATTTTTTTAGTTTTTGACGACCCATAATCAACTAGGGATTATTTGAATAAAGCTAGGTATATGCCACATTAGAAAGATGCATACCTCGAGTTTGCGCTTGCTGCCATCCTTTCCAACCCACTCTTGTTCCATGATTGCTTGTTCTTCAGGAGTCAAAACTCGAGTCGCTTTCTCCAAAAGTTCACCTATCCAGGACTTAGTTACATTTAGGAGTTCATCAAGTTGGAGATACTAACGATCATGACCATCTTGGAATCGCCATTGAATATATCCAATTGGGGTCTTCTCTAAGTGACGTTCAATGTGATGGGTCGCATGCTGGGAAACATATCCAACTCGAAGAGCGGGATGCTTATAAACTGTTCCCTCTTGGGGGATGGTCTCACCCTACATCTCATTTTAGTAAACAAATGTGGTTAAAGAGAGTTGAAGCATACAGTGAGGAGCTTGATCATTGTGGATTTTCCAGCGCCGTTTGGCCCAACCACTCCAACTCGACTAGCAAGATAATGACCATTAGGTTATATAATCACAAAGGGAGTATTCGATTTACCTTGACAAAGTCAACGCACAACTGACGTTATATAAACTGGGTTTTGACCTTCCGGGATACGTGAATGTGCAATTCGATAATTTTAAAATAGCGCGCGTATTGCTTCGGACGCCCATCAGGGAACCCGGAGGAGGGAATGAAAATTTGACAGAAGTAGCAGCAAGGGTATAGTAGGATTTTGCCTCAGGATGTCTTTCTACGAAGGATGAAAGGTTTCCAGGATAATATACAAGCTAAAATCGAGGAACTGTTAGTAGAATTCTGTGACAACTGAAGGTCTACCGACCTTTTTAGATTCGTAATGTATGATATCTGTCGTGACATTATCCAAGAAACTGTTGTTTGTGGTTGAACGATGGTGTCAAGGGGGAGTAACATAAGAAACATACCCAGAGTCGTGACTGACGATCAAGCAGGTAACATTTGTCTTGCTTTTGAGGTATGCTTCGAGCCAGTTTACAGAATTACGATCCAACTAAAACGTGCTCGTCAATACGCCTGTTTTGTAGAAGACCACATCATGATCTTACATGATTAGTAGGTTCGTCCAGCAAGAGAAGATCAGCGTTGTAAAGCATAGCTCGAGCGAGCTCTAACTTCATTTTCCATCCTCCCGAAAGACCGCCAACAATATCAGCTTGGCGAGCGTCGTCGAACCCGACTTCAGTCAGTTGGTCCCTGATCTTTTCTCTGGAAACATGGGCTAAAGCTTTATCTGAATGGTACTCAACATCAAAAAGACAGTAATTGCAACGAGAGACGAGATATATACCGGCGGCGATGAAGTCTAAAACAGACAGTGAACCATCTTCTCCCTGTAAAGAATGTTCAACCATAACGCAGCGAAGTTGGTCTTGGGGTGGGAAGTTTTCGACTTTTCCGTCACGGAGTTGACGCATCAAGGTCGACTTTCCTGAACCATTGGTACCCAAAATACCGTACCGTCGTCCACGGATAAGGCGAAGAGTTGTAtgggataaaagaagcaatgCCCCATAGGCCAAAGAAAATAGAGTGTCGCATAGTAGCTCGCCTTCGGAGGAGTCATGTTCTTGAGCAACGGCATACTTTGACTGCGAAATATATGAATAAAAGAAGTGACAAAAAATTTGATCTACGTACCTGGTCGATAGCCAAGAAGTGAGCGAGGACCGCGTCGGAAAAGTCATTGCTTCTGGCTTCATCGATCCAGATTGACATATACACAGCGATGGAGCGTCTCCAGACCTTTTTGTCGCTAAAGTTGCGCTTGAACACAACATCAGTGACAAGCTCGGCCTGGAAAGCCAAGGAGACTTCGAGGCCGGCGTATTTTGGGCGCTTGGGAGCATTCGGTAAAGAGGGGTTGCCCTCAGCCAATTCTTGAGGTAATACTGTTTTCAAAGTGGCTAAAATCACGGCCGCCTCAGCTGGGATGTCCCGGTGGACTGGCGGGGGTCCAGATGAAGATGCTCCAGATTTTAACAATGTCTTGAGAGCTGTGTCACCGAATGCACGAACCTAAGAAATTTTTATAAGAGAGATGAAAACGTATCTGGAGGGTCACTGTTTACCTCGGGGAATGCGGCTCCGGTAGCAATCTTTTGAACGCCGTCGACCAAGGGACTAAGGTAAGTAGCAGCGACATTCGGATCTCGTACAAGTTTAACGAGATTGTCCACCACCACGACTGTACGACGTTGAACTTCCATGCTCCTGTCGTTCAATGCACGAAGCAATAATGGCACAAGGACGGCCAATGCGGGGGATGTAACTTCGGCAACGAAAGTGGTGTTCGACAAGGCTTTGATACAAGCAGGTACAGAGTCTGGATTTGCCATACACTTCACTAGAACGGGGATATGTGGTATAAGATCTGGGTTGGCAAGAGTAGCACAGAGAGATGTGGCACATTTGATAGCAGCGGATGAGACCTATACTCAAAATATGAGGCGACAATATGTCATATAAAATAAGGCATCGTACCTCTGCTTTAGTATCGTGCATAGCAGATTCGACCTTGGGCAGAGTAACTCCCAGCTCCGCTGCTACGGCATCTCTAGCCGAGGTGACAAACGTCTTGAAAGATTCCAAAACGCCTACTTTGGTACGCCATTTTCCGTTCTCTAAAATCGACTCCAGTTGTCGAAAAACAGTACGAGTGGCTTCGGGGGGGAATAGTTTTAGGATTGCTTTGGttgctgcagctgcagcggCGCGGACTACTTCCCCCTTGTCCATGTAAAGATCAAAGATAACAGGAAGAGACGGAAGTAAAAGAGGAGCGATGGGGGCACCCAAGATTGTTGCAAGAGATTGGAAGGCGATAGCAGCGGATTCGCGTTCGAATCCCGATTTCTTATTGGTGGCGAAATCATGGAGGGTTTTGATGACATGGAAATCACTGAACAATAGTCAATGGACGCCAATAAAAGGTAAAAAGGCACGCACTCTAAGGACTGGGGTCCTTGTTTTGCTACTTCACGAGCGAGCCTATCGCCCGCAGCTTTGGCATCTGGGAGATCCAATTAGCACACGGAAAAGCGACTAAGAGGGCAAAGCTGGACCTGGCGCAGTGGGTGCTGTGCGAAGGGCATCAAAAAGAGGCGTAAAGGACGAAACTGAGGTATCAGGCATGGAAACAGGCGACATCTAAGGTTGGATATACAGTGATTACAGATGAGATCGAGAGACGGTTGTCCGCGAGTGCTGCAAATTAGAACAAATGGGTAGTCTAAAGTGTAAAAATCTGGCGATTAAGAGAAATTTTGGAAGGAAAGCGTCGACTTTGGGCGATTGAAGAGTAGATCGCGATATAAAAGCACTGCAGCTGCCTACAGGCCGGTCTAAGGGTAAGGATAAGAGCAGTCACCGCGGCGGCGCACTTTGATGTGATAAAACTTTCATTTCGGCACGTGGTCTGCATTTATAATTATCTCATCGATCTCACTCTCTATTTTTACACTTGCTCATTCAAGCGCCCAGACAGAAGAGTCGGTCTCAAGTTGCGCAATGTATACTCCTTTCACGGAAACTCCTTTGTATCTCCTATTAGAAGGTTTCTTATCCCTTGGTAAGGAGATCTACTGGTGGCCCTTATTTAAATACCACTGCGACTGGTAGCCCAATCCTAAATACCACCACTGGGCGCATATGGAGTCCAACTTACCACTCGTCATAGGACTAGCGTCCGGATTTGCTTTTCTCAACTTGCTCTTGGTCGTCACATGGTATCTTTGGGAGCGCAATCGGAGAAGGAAGAACAATAGGCGGGTCGACGCGGAGGACAAACTCACTGCCCTTAATCCAAGGCATGCCAAGCTACAGAAAGCAAGACGGTCGAAGTCGAAGCCCAAGCCCACGATTACCTTACTGCCAGACAATTGGCACCAGTATG from Psilocybe cubensis strain MGC-MH-2018 chromosome 2, whole genome shotgun sequence encodes the following:
- a CDS encoding Homeobox protein YOX1 — encoded protein: MTSPNNKDRFYTTVGKSRRSSPGDSQNSHGALFQTGQGGRPVLPPLANNSPPTSRLTVPAGYSNAYTQPRSAPNKIGYELNPQVLYGTPYQATSASPQFPTGFGNYEMHDRYSSPQPSYPAFPSRSSTPNMLNPADSRRLPPLSTSTTPPLERWQQTSFMPQQPANFFGASIRSPTASYPSAYVPYSSGNHDVYPYHIQATHDHLSSINPQGHAHGHGHGHGHGHGHGHGHGHGHGHGHAPMFDDPRSTSPYSRGSGSSHPPPPPRNYSPPPVSPTSPVEEPAIKKKRKRADAAQLKVLNETYSRTAFPSTEERIALAKMLDMSARSVQIWFQNKRQSMRQTNRQSSTVGSSSHHPFSMQNQLDPMTEDLVAHPPSGYDTGSGGMGDTMYLTSQEASRSHAHSQHHYHHHSSSSHRTPRD
- a CDS encoding mRNA export factor elf1, with amino-acid sequence MSPVSMPDTSVSSFTPLFDALRTAPTAPDAKAAGDRLAREVAKQGPQSLDDFHVIKTLHDFATNKKSGFERESAAIAFQSLATILGAPIAPLLLPSLPVIFDLYMDKGEVVRAAAAAATKAILKLFPPEATRTVFRQLESILENGKWRTKVGVLESFKTFVTSARDAVAAELGVTLPKVESAMHDTKAEVSSAAIKCATSLCATLANPDLIPHIPVLVKCMANPDSVPACIKALSNTTFVAEVTSPALAVLVPLLLRALNDRSMEVQRRTVVVVDNLVKLVRDPNVAATYLSPLVDGVQKIATGAAFPEVRAFGDTALKTLLKSGASSSGPPPVHRDIPAEAAVILATLKTVLPQELAEGNPSLPNAPKRPKYAGLEVSLAFQAELVTDVVFKRNFSDKKVWRRSIAVYMSIWIDEARSNDFSDAVLAHFLAIDQSKYAVAQEHDSSEGELLCDTLFSLAYGALLLLSHTTLRLIRGRRYGILGTNGSGKSTLMRQLRDGKVENFPPQDQLRCVMVEHSLQGEDGSLSVLDFIAADKALAHVSREKIRDQLTEVGFDDARQADIVGGLSGGWKMKLELARAMLYNADLLLLDEPTNHLDRNSVNWLEAYLKSKTNVTCLIVSHDSGFLDNVTTDIIHYESKKLVYYPGNLSSFVERHPEAKSYYTLAATSVKFSFPPPGSLMGVRSNTRAILKLSNCTFTYPGRSKPSLYNVSCALTLSSRVGVVGPNGAGKSTMIKLLTGETIPQEGTVYKHPALRVGYVSQHATHHIERHLEKTPIGYIQWRFQDGHDRELLEKATRVLTPEEQAIMEQEWVGKDGSKRKLELIMGRQKLKKSFQYEVKWRGLDHKYNTWVGREDLIKKGFFKIVQQFDDLESSREGAGSRDTSAHLVRKHLEDIGLDGDIAQYNEISGLSGGQKIKLVIAACLWNNPQICILDEPSNFLDREALGGLAVAIKEWAGAVVIISHNHEFITSLCPEIWNVDNGHVTHQGKAAVVDDSFLDKTPKGSGANTPARSRLQTPVASAAGTPVASGDEEGGPKPVVKKKKKMTRNQQKAQEERRRLRKLRWLSEGGPKPEDTDSD